In one Solanum dulcamara chromosome 1, daSolDulc1.2, whole genome shotgun sequence genomic region, the following are encoded:
- the LOC129893811 gene encoding uncharacterized protein LOC129893811 encodes MKKSHEFINIIETCGLQDLRFCGQRYTWSNHRGIFFRIWKRLDRGMVNDKWLEMMPQTSITHLPSVGLSHCPLLLEMTDHNQHHTKYFKFLNCWTKQSSFLDTVSNCWNRTMEGNLMWCFHQKMKRLAAILSTWSRLQFRDIYAKVKEYEDKARQAEKELITVNSEENRTKLHALNTEYIKYLKMEESILKQKTQLHWFKEGDMNSKYFHALIRGRRRKLYIHKIQNEDDNWVQGEENIAKASCEHFQSIFTGEETQIQEHIL; translated from the coding sequence atgaaaaagagccATGAGTTCATCAACATCATTGAAACCTGCGGATTACAAGATCTTAGGTTTTGTGGTCAGAGatacacttggtctaatcacAGGGgtatatttttcagaatttggaagagacttgatagaggaATGGTCAATGATAAATGGCTAGAGATGATGCCTCAAACTTCCATTACTCATTTACCCTCGGTGGGTTTAAGTCATTGCCCTTTACTGCTAGAGATGACTGATCACAACCAACACCAcaccaaatatttcaaattccttaACTGTTGGACAAAACAGTCATCCTTTTTGGATACTGTTAGTAATTGCTGGAACAGGACCATGGAGGGTAATCTAATGTGGTGTTTTCATCAAAAAATGAAGAGGTTGGCAGCCATTCTTAGTACCTGGTCCAGACTGCAATTTAGGGAtatctatgccaaagttaaagaatatgaagacaAGGCTAGACAGGCTGAAAAGGAGCTGATCACTGTAAATTCTGAAGAGAATAGAACCAAGCTACATGCCCTCAATACTGAGTATATTAAATATCTGAAAATGGAGGAGTCCATATTAAAGCAAAAAACTCAgttgcattggttcaaagagGGTGATATGAATTCTAAGTACTTTCATGCTTTGataagaggaagaagaaggaaactATATATCCATAAGATCCAGAATGAGGATGATAATTGGGTACAAGGTGAAGAAAATATAGCCAAAGCTTCCTGTGAACATTTCCAAAGCATTTTCACCGGTGAGGAAACACAAATTCAAGAGCATATTCTCTAA
- the LOC129893819 gene encoding uncharacterized protein LOC129893819, protein MDDLHGINPVLCMHRILMEVGHKTSSQPQCRLNPLMKEVVKKELIKWLDTGIIYPISDSKWVSLVQCVPKKGGMTTVTNEKNELIPIVTVTGWRICMDYRKLNDAKRKDHYLVPFIDQMLDRLAGQEYYYFFDGYSYYNQITIGSED, encoded by the coding sequence ATGGATGATCTTCATGGTATCAACCCTGTTTTATGCATGCATAGAATTTTAATGGAAGTAGGACATAAGACTAGTTCCCAACCACAATGCCGGTTGAACCCCCTCATGAAAGAGGTTGTGAAGAAAGAGCTAATTAAATGGCTAGATACAGGCATAATATACCCAATCTCTGATAGTAAGTGGGTAAGCCTAGTTCAGTGTGtaccaaagaaagggggaatgACTACTGTGACTAATGAGAAGAATGAGCTAATCCCTATAGTAACAGTAACTGGGTGGCGCATATGCATGGACTATAGAAAGTTGAAtgatgccaagagaaaagatcACTACCTTGTACCatttattgaccaaatgcttGACAGATTAGCAGGCCAAGAGTACTATTATTTCTTCGATGGGTATTCTTATTACAACCAGATTACCATTGGATCAGAGGACTAG